A part of Syngnathus acus chromosome 20, fSynAcu1.2, whole genome shotgun sequence genomic DNA contains:
- the si:ch211-230g15.5 gene encoding polyhomeotic-like protein 3 isoform X1 → MDKEAGGASQSDRGPASSSSSDSAAAGTPTPPRLTPNPMLLQDLPAPPQTPVTSSPPPPLTPAPSLSTPKMAAAARTSSPHVLVPAPPKLTTTASSALRTYARPILPCASKTTAHVSSSSVGGTTSSPSLSTTASSAKTSMVLTNGSTRSVPAPTSNTITPFHTPASPPGRQVPQPHPAGSPGSARHRTSQQALLLGKGLKGSGQEQVLLRTQMVSNAGTPSGAVGRRLTVASSCLVSVCGAQLQSVTQRPPLPAALAAPPSLRLKPPASAPPPLSRPQTALFPPLRPRPPTAPCRHLSVPPPTLYSPVRAVPLRPKLQCVRALSPWVSAALQTQPPPTEIGVLPVTVPPLAASSSETPPSASRRLQIIALSSARPPQSVARPTLSRREALPLSQSVASPPRRKDSEAPPAGLHDVHVTEKDQRREDEDEPVKMEAKKEADLLERQQMEVTEEDHGDREQPMELQEEGAAAEVPSPVARPQALKEPPTESNITETDLPEALPVRPPEACVRAIEAPELPADGTGQEELCERVTDDRGDIINESVSAHSDNHSALSSLSSQSPPSSPWTDPASHAAAQPLNLSRSQPAVENRRASETATEAEPPPDPSEDGPEDRATDRPWQTGPWPQGRDVLTHVVEGFVIQEGLQPFPVNRSSLLLLPQAAPSPPAQEVNGSKTAVTATEEATEHSEHSTDSQDEDGKDAQQHGTRASHCERTVLHCQFCGKRGHAHNFMRSKRFCSTSCARGFNVRLTKRLRALSAGSRGDRPTRPVLNRAQSVPGKPLLLRLPRDLWSAGRREKDAKEDKKVVVATEEEHRQEDEEEEEEDMEAAGEEEEQEDEGEEEPAAAVSTRMESPASERVRMSPAATPTTPTSTFKPEPSQWTVEDVTAFIHTLPGCGEVSSAFRLQEIDGQALLLLTEEHLMGSMNIKLGPALKICAHINALKNL, encoded by the exons ATGGACAAGGAGGCGGGCGGCGCGAGCCAATCAGACCGCGGAccggcctcctcttcctcctccgaTTCGGCCGCCGCCGGCACACCAACGCCACCCCGCCTCACACCCAACCCCATGCTGCTGCAGGACTTGCCGGCACCCCCGCAGACGCCCGTCACGTCCTCCCCGCCGCCACCGCTCACTCCCGCGCCATCCCTCTCCACAcccaagatggcggcggcaGCCAGGACTTCCTCCCCTCACGTCCTGGTCCCCGCCCCCCCTAAACTGACCACCACGGCGAGTTCCGCCCTTCGTACGTACGCTCGCCCCATACTGCCCTGCGCTTCCAAGACCACCGCGCACGTCTCGTCTTCTTCTGTAGGGGGCACCACTTCTTCGCCAtctttgtcaacaaccgccTCTTCAGCCAAAACATCCATGGTACTGACCAATGGGAGCACAAGGAGTGTTCCCGCGCCGACCTCCAACACCATTACGCCCTTCCACACGCCCGCTAGTCCACCTGGAAGACAG GTGCCACAGCCTCACCCGGCAGGCTCGCCCGGGTCCGCCAGGCACAGGACTTCCCAACAGGCCTTGCTCCTGGGAAAAGGTCTCAAAGGCTCCGGGCAAGAGCAGGTGCTGCTCAGAACTCAGATG GTGAGCAACGCGGGCACGCCGAGCGGCGCTGTCGGCCGCCGCTTGACAGTGGCCTCTTCTTGTCTCGTGTCCGTTTGTGGCGCGCAGCTTCAGAGCGTGACGCAGAGGCCGCCCCTGCCCGCCGCCTTGGCTGCGCCCCCCTCCCTGCGCCTGAAGCCCCCCGCCTCGGCCCCGCCTCCACTCTCCCGCCCGCAGACGGCGCTCTTCCCTCCTCTGAGGCCACGTCCTCCAACCGCGCCCTGCCGCCACCTGTCGGTACCGCCTCCGA CGCTCTACTCGCCGGTGCGAGCCGTCCCTCTGCGCCCCAAACTGCAGTGCGTGCGAGCGCTGTCGCCGTGGGTTTCCGCCGCTCTCCAGACGCAGCCACCGCCGACTGAGATCGGCGTCCTCCCCGTGACCGTCCCGCCGCTCGCCGCTTCGTCCTCGGAGACACCGCCATCCGCATCCAGGCGCCTACAAATTATCGCTCTCTCTTCAGCCCGCCCGCCGCAGTCTGTCGCACGGCCGACTTTGAGCAGACGGGAAGCGCTTCCGCTTTCTCAAAGTGTCGCGTCGCCTCCCCGCCGGAAGGACAGCGAGGCTCCGCCGGCGGGCCTCCACGATGTCCATGTGACTGAAAAAGACCAAAGACGGGAAGATGAGGACGAACCAGTCAAGATGGAGGCGAAGAAGGAAGCTGACCTTCTGGAGAGACAGCAAATGGAGGTGACGGAAGAAGACCACGGTGACCGGGAACAGCCCATGGAGCTGCAAGAGGAAGGCGCCGCCGCTGAGGTGCCATCACCTGTCGCTCGGCCACAAGCGCTCAAAGAGCCGCCGACAGAATCAAACATCACCGAGACTGATCTTCCGGAAGCGCTTCCTGTCCGGCCTCCGGAAGCTTGCGTACGTGCCATCGAGGCGCCGGAACTTCCTGCAGACGGGACCGGCCAGGAGGAACTCTGTGAACGCGTCACTGACGACAGAGGTGACATCATCAACGAGAGCGTGTCGGCGCACTCCGACAACCACTCAG CATTGTCCAGCCTGTCATCACAGTCCCCACCCTCGTCTCCGTGGACGGATCCCGCGTCTCACGCCGCTGCCCAGCCGCTCAACCTCAGCCGGTCGCAACCGGCCGTCGAGAACAGACGTGCGAGCGAAACCGCGACAGAAGCGGAGCCGCCTCCGGACCCATCGGAAGACGGACCCGAGGACCGAGCAACGGACAGGCCGTGGCAGACCGGGCCGTGGCCTCAAGGCAGAGACGTCTTGACGCACGTGGTCGAAGGCTTCGTCATACAGGAAGGACTGCAACCCTTTCCt GTGAACCGCTCGTCGCTGCTTTTGCTTCCTCAGGCGGCGCCATCGCCGCCGGCGCAGGAAGTGAACGGGAGTAAGACGGCCGTGACGGCGACAGAGGAGGCGACGGAACATTCTGAACATTCTACAGACTCGCAAGACGAGGACGGCAAAGACGCGCAACAACATGGGACAC GAGCTTCCCATTGCGAGCGCACCGTCCTGCACTGCCAGTTCTGCGGCAAGAGAGGCCACGCCCACAACTTCATGCGCTCCAAACGCTTCTGCTCAACTTCCTGCGCTCGCGG GTTCAACGTACGCCTGACCAAGCGGCTGCGGGCGCTGAGCGCCGGTAGCCGTGGTGACAGGCCGACACGGCCGGTTCTCAACAGGGCGCAATCTGTGCCGGGCAAACCGCTCCTGCTCAGACTG CCTCGTGATCTCTGGAGCGCTGGACGTAGAGAGAAGGACGCCAAAGAGGACAAGAAAGTTGTGGTGGCGACGGAGGAGGAGCATcgccaagaagacgaggaagaggaagaggaggacatGGAGGCAGCAggcgaggaggaagagcaggaAGACGAAGGGGAGGAGGAACCAGCGGCCGCCGTGTCGACCAGGATGGAGAGTCCGGCGTCAGAGAGAGTGAGGATGTCGCCGGCGGCGACCCCAACCACGCCCACGAGCACCTTTAAGCCCGAACCCTCGCAGTGGACTGTCGAGGACGTCACAGCCTTCATACACACGCTGCCAG GCTGTGGCGAGGTTTCGTCGGCTTTCCGCCTTCAGGAGATCGACGGGCAAGCGTTGCTGCTGCTGACCGAAGAACATCTGATGGGCAGCATGAACATCAAACTGGGACCCGCGCTCAAGATCTGTGCGCACATCAACGCGCTCAAGAACCTGTAA